A single Triticum dicoccoides isolate Atlit2015 ecotype Zavitan chromosome 2A, WEW_v2.0, whole genome shotgun sequence DNA region contains:
- the LOC119352711 gene encoding golgin subfamily A member 6-like protein 22 isoform X2 → MPSSDKQLAFSVKTAASRELLNKGTNIINMSQGTSLPPKDKGAAEEPLKAVGTKRLHTDAPSSPVYHNVYVRRKVETEHNKVNSSLEMKVIGKDKTKQQEEQRNVETEHSKVSCSQELKGSRSEITKEQGIQRMETEHSKVNPSQELKGSGSEKTKEQEERKVKTEHSKVNPSQEMKGSGSEKTKGQEIQKMETEHSRVNPSQELKGSGSKKTEEQEEQKVKTEHSKVSSSKELKGNVGEKIEEQEDQQLVQCDQVSKPEVAPPIAESGIKEQDEQQTVQVNKSEVAPLISESGIKEQDEQKTVQVNKPEVAPPISESGIKEQDEQETVQHDQVNKPELAPPIAESGTKGLDEQQTVQHDQVKKSEMAHIPEPGIKGQDEQQMVQHDQVDKPEMAPPIAEIGIKEQEEQQTVQHDQINKPEVAPPISEPCIEEQEKRQMVQPDQVNKPEVAPPVAEPRITEQEELQMVQHDQVNKPEVAPPVAEPMITEQEEPQMVQHDQVNKPEVAPTIAESAGLVSSEMTESGGLEPSKSPEETHAETVPKINELPIASANEPPIAPSTTVQGDIRRSGNQNPYWSERYDRLQTYLENCDRSPQEGYMRMLRSLSAAGRSMHAIELEKRAIHLLVEEGKELQRMKALNVLGKVSPNGPSKQDPLQRSCQK, encoded by the exons ATGCCATCTAGCGACAAGCAATTAGCATTCTCGGTGAAAACAGCAGCATCGCGTGAGCTGCTAAACAAAGGTACAAACATCATAAATATGTCTCAAGGCACTTCTCTGCCGCCAAAGGATAAAGGTGCTGCTGAAGAACCTTTAAAGGCTGTGGGCACAAAACGGCTGCATACTGATGCTCCTTCAAGCCCTGTTTATCATAATGTTTATGTGCGGCGAAAGGTGGAAACTGAACATAATAAAGTGAACTCGTCTCTGGAGATGAAGGTTATTGGCAAGGACAAAACAAAGCAGCAGGAGGAACAGCGAAATGTGGAAACTGAACATAGCAAAGTGAGTTGCTCTCAAGAGTTGAAGGGTAGTCGAAGTGAGATAACAAAAGAGCAGGGGATACAGAGAATGGAAACGGAACATAGTAAAGTGAACCCTTCTCAGGAGTTGAAGGGTAGTGGAAGCGAGAAAACAAAGGAGCAGGAGGAACGGAAAGTGAAAACTGAACATAGTAAAGTGAACCCTTCTCAAGAGATGAAGGGTAGTGGAAGTGAGAAAACAAAAGGGCAGGAAATACAGAAAATGGAAACTGAACATAGTAGAGTGAACCCTTCGCAAGAGTTGAAGGGTAGTGGAAGCAAGAAAACAGAGGAGCAGGAGGAACAGAAAGTGAAAACTGAACATAGTAAAGTGAGCTCTTCTAAAGAGTTGAAGGGTAATGTAGGAGAAAAAATAGAAGAGCAAGAGGATCAGCAACTGGTGCAATGTGATCAAGTCAGTAAGCCAGAAGTGGCACCTCCTATTGCTGAATCTGGAATAAAAGAGCAG GATGAACAGCAAACGGTGCAAGTGAATAAGTCAGAAGTGGCACCTCTTATTTCTGAATCTGGAATAAAAGAGCAGGATGAACAGAAGACGGTGCAAGTGAATAAGCCAGAAGTGGCACCTCCTATTTCTGAATCTGGAATTAAAGAGCAGGATGAACAGGAAACGGTGCAACATGATCAGGTGAATAAGCCAGAATTGGCACCTCCTATTGCTGAATCTGGGACAAAAGGGCTGGATGAGCAGCAAACGGTGCAACATGATCAGGTCAAGAAGTCAGAAATGGCACATATTCCTGAACCTGGAATAAAAGGTCAGGATGAACAGCAAATGGTGCAACATGATCAGGTCGATAAGCCAGAAATGGCACCTCCTATTGCTGAAATCGGAATAAAAGAGCAGGAGGAACAGCAAACTGTACAACATGATCAGATCAATAAGCCAGAAGTGGCACCTCCTATCTCTGAACCTTGCATAGAAGAGCAGGAGAAACGGCAAATGGTACAACCAGATCAAGTCAATAAGCCAGAAGTGGCACCTCCTGTTGCTGAACCTAGGATAACAGAGCAGGAGGAACTGCAAATGGTACAACATGATCAGGTCAATAAGCCAGAAGTGGCACCTCCTGTTGCTGAACCTATGATAACAGAACAGGAGGAACCGCAAATGGTACAACATGATCAGGTCAATAAGCCAGAAGTGGCACCTACTATTGCTGAATCTGCAGGTCTAGTCTCATCTGAAATGACTGAATCTGGAGGGCTAGAGCCATCTAAATCTCCCGAAGAAACACATGCAGAAACTGTACCAAAGATAAATGAGCTGCCGATTGCTTCTGCTAACGAGCCACCTATCGCTCCTAGTACCACCGTTCAAGGTGATATCCGTAGATCAGGCAACCAAAATCCTTACTGGAGTGAGAGATATGATCGATTACAGACATATTTGGAGAACTGTGATCGGTCACCCCAGGAGGGTTATATGCGAA TGCTTAGGTCACTCTCAGCAGCCGGTCGAAGCATGCATGCGATTGAGCTGGAGAAAAGGGCAATACACCTCCTAGTGGAGGAAG GTAAAGAGCTGCAACGGATGAAGGCTTTGAATGTTTTGGGGAAAGTTTCTCCAAACGGTCCTTCGAAGCAGGATCCCTTGCAGCGGTCGTGCCAGAAGTGA
- the LOC119352711 gene encoding golgin subfamily A member 6-like protein 22 isoform X1, translating to MPSSDKQLAFSVKTAASRELLNKGTNIINMSQGTSLPPKDKGAAEEPLKAVGTKRLHTDAPSSPVYHNVYVRRKVETEHNKVNSSLEMKVIGKDKTKQQEEQRNVETEHSKVSCSQELKGSRSEITKEQGIQRMETEHSKVNPSQELKGSGSEKTKEQEERKVKTEHSKVNPSQEMKGSGSEKTKGQEIQKMETEHSRVNPSQELKGSGSKKTEEQEEQKVKTEHSKVSSSKELKGNVGEKIEEQEDQQLVQCDQVSKPEVAPPIAESGIKEQDEQQTVQVNKPEVAPPIAESGIKEQDEQQTVQVNKSEVAPLISESGIKEQDEQKTVQVNKPEVAPPISESGIKEQDEQETVQHDQVNKPELAPPIAESGTKGLDEQQTVQHDQVKKSEMAHIPEPGIKGQDEQQMVQHDQVDKPEMAPPIAEIGIKEQEEQQTVQHDQINKPEVAPPISEPCIEEQEKRQMVQPDQVNKPEVAPPVAEPRITEQEELQMVQHDQVNKPEVAPPVAEPMITEQEEPQMVQHDQVNKPEVAPTIAESAGLVSSEMTESGGLEPSKSPEETHAETVPKINELPIASANEPPIAPSTTVQGDIRRSGNQNPYWSERYDRLQTYLENCDRSPQEGYMRMLRSLSAAGRSMHAIELEKRAIHLLVEEGKELQRMKALNVLGKVSPNGPSKQDPLQRSCQK from the exons ATGCCATCTAGCGACAAGCAATTAGCATTCTCGGTGAAAACAGCAGCATCGCGTGAGCTGCTAAACAAAGGTACAAACATCATAAATATGTCTCAAGGCACTTCTCTGCCGCCAAAGGATAAAGGTGCTGCTGAAGAACCTTTAAAGGCTGTGGGCACAAAACGGCTGCATACTGATGCTCCTTCAAGCCCTGTTTATCATAATGTTTATGTGCGGCGAAAGGTGGAAACTGAACATAATAAAGTGAACTCGTCTCTGGAGATGAAGGTTATTGGCAAGGACAAAACAAAGCAGCAGGAGGAACAGCGAAATGTGGAAACTGAACATAGCAAAGTGAGTTGCTCTCAAGAGTTGAAGGGTAGTCGAAGTGAGATAACAAAAGAGCAGGGGATACAGAGAATGGAAACGGAACATAGTAAAGTGAACCCTTCTCAGGAGTTGAAGGGTAGTGGAAGCGAGAAAACAAAGGAGCAGGAGGAACGGAAAGTGAAAACTGAACATAGTAAAGTGAACCCTTCTCAAGAGATGAAGGGTAGTGGAAGTGAGAAAACAAAAGGGCAGGAAATACAGAAAATGGAAACTGAACATAGTAGAGTGAACCCTTCGCAAGAGTTGAAGGGTAGTGGAAGCAAGAAAACAGAGGAGCAGGAGGAACAGAAAGTGAAAACTGAACATAGTAAAGTGAGCTCTTCTAAAGAGTTGAAGGGTAATGTAGGAGAAAAAATAGAAGAGCAAGAGGATCAGCAACTGGTGCAATGTGATCAAGTCAGTAAGCCAGAAGTGGCACCTCCTATTGCTGAATCTGGAATAAAAGAGCAGGATGAACAGCAAACGGTGCAAGTGAATAAGCCAGAAGTGGCACCTCCTATTGCTGAATCTGGAATAAAAGAGCAGGATGAACAGCAAACGGTGCAAGTGAATAAGTCAGAAGTGGCACCTCTTATTTCTGAATCTGGAATAAAAGAGCAGGATGAACAGAAGACGGTGCAAGTGAATAAGCCAGAAGTGGCACCTCCTATTTCTGAATCTGGAATTAAAGAGCAGGATGAACAGGAAACGGTGCAACATGATCAGGTGAATAAGCCAGAATTGGCACCTCCTATTGCTGAATCTGGGACAAAAGGGCTGGATGAGCAGCAAACGGTGCAACATGATCAGGTCAAGAAGTCAGAAATGGCACATATTCCTGAACCTGGAATAAAAGGTCAGGATGAACAGCAAATGGTGCAACATGATCAGGTCGATAAGCCAGAAATGGCACCTCCTATTGCTGAAATCGGAATAAAAGAGCAGGAGGAACAGCAAACTGTACAACATGATCAGATCAATAAGCCAGAAGTGGCACCTCCTATCTCTGAACCTTGCATAGAAGAGCAGGAGAAACGGCAAATGGTACAACCAGATCAAGTCAATAAGCCAGAAGTGGCACCTCCTGTTGCTGAACCTAGGATAACAGAGCAGGAGGAACTGCAAATGGTACAACATGATCAGGTCAATAAGCCAGAAGTGGCACCTCCTGTTGCTGAACCTATGATAACAGAACAGGAGGAACCGCAAATGGTACAACATGATCAGGTCAATAAGCCAGAAGTGGCACCTACTATTGCTGAATCTGCAGGTCTAGTCTCATCTGAAATGACTGAATCTGGAGGGCTAGAGCCATCTAAATCTCCCGAAGAAACACATGCAGAAACTGTACCAAAGATAAATGAGCTGCCGATTGCTTCTGCTAACGAGCCACCTATCGCTCCTAGTACCACCGTTCAAGGTGATATCCGTAGATCAGGCAACCAAAATCCTTACTGGAGTGAGAGATATGATCGATTACAGACATATTTGGAGAACTGTGATCGGTCACCCCAGGAGGGTTATATGCGAA TGCTTAGGTCACTCTCAGCAGCCGGTCGAAGCATGCATGCGATTGAGCTGGAGAAAAGGGCAATACACCTCCTAGTGGAGGAAG GTAAAGAGCTGCAACGGATGAAGGCTTTGAATGTTTTGGGGAAAGTTTCTCCAAACGGTCCTTCGAAGCAGGATCCCTTGCAGCGGTCGTGCCAGAAGTGA